Proteins encoded by one window of Drosophila melanogaster chromosome X:
- the Alms1a gene encoding alstrom syndrome 1a, isoform D: MRAKRGAVGKVMMSGSRHNKLAESSRVPPLAREYISAMATDRELDRFMALSSTASSGASGSTHSCALGSVPPPGCASMEHESRPESGHRRRTKSSDHRSPDERGEAKEQLRELSVSPPPSKHKISQFTSPKSEVTKTKPNEYTIIPIVLASSPSFRSVAVTQTMSQSAEDIRTPTKSPQMQNKKTQTPESVLKSHKRLEWDPSADVGYCKRAMSMSNISTLERSVLEDCSWRQPTQQRPEANLDGVQPLLAEEPSPMLDKPTPPLACSTFVNRSERTKSLNSGMESSLSSNKGDPRKKCQRKSRRQDSEVSSCQTDCRSSSQKESTQGSSEAKDIRGNFTTEGTQCSYNRNDTEIDSIMEEEESIDRRKKDDLRISSRVQDPQISSRRPSVSSSRRESLSSYRRDDSRLNSPNSSRLGSEVSSRVESSRSSSRRESQTNSVYGSLSASSFDYHMHMAQEVEVLKHNQRRQQEMEVEPKKQLEKEQHQNDMQQGEPKGRELKDKNHHSGREQQEIQPLMRDQRKAEQRHEKDHQLEREQQGIQQLSKGQRKAKKREKEREQERQYTAAQFEKIRSNRRHVNKENQKPENPVVNPSTGVTASTSTTSLDVGSGSRPGGELDLGIDLLCSLVKSRSLSQGQKKKLVRDIARRISCLELTESSTSSRSLSSSSKEQLKVPTGSLQQVAATNTNQSNARSSSKAERIAPPVPAPRKRAAIGSSSPLPESVSYSGSTSGSGEVITQKTNIPNRNASTDADIEPLDLQDWLNPMTLSEIEFEERLKGGTDSERRRQLHWVKTEINRMQEFKNLLENISLPSKSQKKANTESATAAQIPSSMRCMGDQKERPDKEYLLRQEMSAEAESKEMENSETTTTPPPPVRIESVGVNVTNSDPSTLPAPPPTQPPPPPPHLNQRNLQNRKKMATPLLVSGSSTSGGGRSESVCSFVQQRQRQFREHYQNQQQQQFVLLQQQKLYQLQKQLNQQKDILIQRQQHCGQCAQCGHQRTCIHQQNCPRRQQEAEEQPDEREQYMQMQYAQAAGSAYATPHQSGSSGADKNEAIYYQVVNSQGVASYVQATMVSTETQNEASATGGAGGSAITRSTTTTTNSSSSMMCISSDMSVPMGMMNTCETTTTTTTHQYDDVACQRVRRGHKETTMNAESMQRQTLQVRPRAISYVIQFTPTGSSEVIEKPPSLQDQLQLARPEFCANAKQRKAILNEMQMIRNARRQELDNVLSQSTSMEALNRHLEQLPPPANTRVRLFTTREMKAITSKRCKNLPEVLAAQSRQEEEQRRRSNRLMRDVFNKRLKSRVASGQISLNHSMAIM; encoded by the exons ATGAGAGCGAAGAGAGGAGCAGTCGGAAAGGTGATGATGTCCGGTTCTCGCCATAACAAATTGGCGGAATCATCCCGCGTTCCTCCACTAGCTAGGGAATATATCAGCGCAATGGCCACGGACCGGGAATTAGATCGATTCATGGCCCTTTCGTCGACGGCAAGCAGTGGAGCCAGTGGCAGCACCCACAGTTGTGCCCTGGGATCAGTCCCGCCGCCAGGATGTGCCTCCATGGAACATGAATCGCGACCAGAATCAGGCCACAGGCGTCGCACGAAGAGCAGCGATCATCGTTCACCTGACGAACGGGGGGAAGCAAAGGAACAGCTCCGGGAACTGTCAGTTTCACCACCACCCAGTAAGCACAAAATCAGTCAGTTCACATCACCGAAATCGGAAGTAACTAAGACGAAACCGAATGAATACACTATAATTCCTATTGTATTGGCCAGTAGCCCCAGTTTTCGTTCCGTAGCAGTCACCCAAACCATGTCCCAATCCGCGGAGGACATACGCACACCTACCAAGTCGCCCCagatgcaaaacaaaaaaacgcaGACACCAGAGTCTGTCCTTAAGTCACACAAACGCCTGGAGTGGGATCCTTCTGCCGATGTGGGCTACTGCAAGAGGGCAATGTCCATGAGTAACATCAGCACGCTGGAGCGATCCGTTTTGGAGGATTGCAGCTGGCGTCAGCCAACACAGCAGCGACCCGAGGCGAATTTGGATGGAGTGCAGCCCCTTTTGGCCGAGGAACCGTCACCAATGTTGGATAAGCCAACGCCGCCACTGGCTTGCAGCACGTTTGTCAATCGCAGCGAACGCACGAAGTCTCTAAACTCTGGAATGGAAAGTTCATTGAGCTCCAATAAAGGAGATCCTAGAAAGAAGTGCCAACGTAAATCCAGGAGACAGGATTCCGAAGTTAGCTCTTGTCAGACGGACTGTCGCAGCAGCTCGCAAAAGGAGTCAACCCAAGGCAGTTCTGAAGCAAAAGATATTCGTGGAAATTTTACAACAGAAGGTACCCAATGCAGTTACAATAGAAATGATACCGAAATTGACTCCATAATGGAAGAAGAAGAATCAATTGACAGGCGTAAGAAAGACGATTTAAGGATTAGTTCGCGAGTACAAGATCCACAGATAAGTTCTCGCAGGCCATCGGTGAGTAGCTCGCGGAGGGAATCGCTGAGCAGTTACAGAAGAGACGACTCCAGGCTCAACTCGCCAAATAGCTCCAGATTGGGATCAGAAGTCAGCTCAAGGGTGGAGAGCTCGCGTTCCAGTTCAAGGCGGGAATCACAAACCAACTCGGTGTACGGCAGTTTGTCGGCCAGTAGCTTTGATTATCACATGCATATGGCGCAGGAAGTCGAGGTGCTCAAACACAATCAAAGGAGACAACAAGAGATGGAGGTTGAGCCAAAGAAGCAACTGGAAAAAGAGCAGCACCAAAATGATATGCAACAAGGGGAACCAAAGGGAAGAGAACTAAAGGACAAGAATCATCATTCGGGAAGGGAGCAGCAAGAAATTCAGCCACTCATGAGAGACCAAAGGAAAGCTGAACAGCGCCATGAAAAGGATCATCAACTGGAAAGGGAACAGCAAGGAATCCAGCAACTCTCGAAGGGCCAAAGAAAAGCTAAAAAGCGCGAAAAGGAGCGCGAGCAAGAGCGACAGTACACGGCGGCTCAGTTCGAGAAAATTCGGAGCAATAGGCGGCATGTGAACAAGGAGAACCAGAAGCCCGAGAACCCTGTAGTAAATCCCTCCACCGGCGTTACAGCCTCCACATCAACCACCTCATTAGACGTTGGATCCGGTAGTAGACCGGGAGGGGAATTGGATCTAGGAATCGATTTGCTGTGTTCTTTGGTAAAATCTCGCAGCCTCAGCCAGGGACAGAAGAAAAAACTCGTCCGTGATATAGCCAGGCGTATCTCCTGTCTGGAACTGACCGAATCCAGCACTAGTTCGCGTTCcctgagcagcagcagcaaggagCAGTTGAAGG TGCCTACAGGTTCTCTGCAGCAAGTTGCGGCCACCAATACGAACCAATCCAATGCGAGAAGCTCATCCAAAGCTGAACGTATTGCTCCACCAGTTCCCGCTCCACGAAAGCGAGCAGCTATCGGATCATCTTCGCCACTGCCTGAAAGCGTATCGTACAGTGGCTCAACCAGTGGCTCAGGCGAGGTGATCACCCAGAAGACAAATATACCGAATCGCAATGCCTCAACGGATGCAGATATTGAGCCTTTGGATTTGCAGGATTGGCTGAATCCCATGACCCTGAGTGAAATAGAGTTCGAAGAGCGTTTGAAAGGTGGCACGGATTCGGAGCGAAGGAGGCAGCTCCACTGGGTCAAGACAGAGATTAATCGCATGCAGGAATTTAAGAATCTTTTGGAAAATATCAGTTTGCCCAGCAAGTCGCAGAAGAAAGCAAACACGGAATCTGCGACGGCTGCGCAGATTCCAAGTTCCATGCGATGTATGGGCGACCAGAAGGAGCGACCGGACAAGGAATATCTTCTGCGACAAGAAATGTCAGCTGAAGCAGAGAGCAAAGAGATGGAAAATTcggaaacaacaacaacaccgcCGCCCCCAGTGAGAATTGAATCGGTTGGAGTGAATGTGACCAATTCTGATCCTTCCACACTGCCAGCACCGCCCCCGacacaaccaccaccaccacctcctcaCCTTAACCAGCGGAATCTGCAGAACCGTAAAAAGATGGCCACTCCTTTACTTGTCTCAGGTAGCTCTACCAGTGGCGGCGGTCGCAGCGAAAGTGTCTGCTCCTTTGTCCAGCAAAGGCAGCGTCAGTTCCGCGAGCATTATCagaaccagcagcagcaacagtttgTATTGCTTCAGCAACAGAAACTTTACCAGCTGCAGAAGCAGCTGAACCAGCAAAAAGATATATTGATACAGAGGCAGCAACATTGCGGTCAGTGTGCTCAATGTGGTCACCAGCGGACTTGCATTCATCAGCAGAATTGTCCG AGGCGTCAACAGGAAGCAGAGGAGCAGCCCGATGAACGTGAGCAATATATGCAGATGCAGTACGCCCAGGCGGCGGGAAGTGCCTATGCCACTCCACACCAGAGTGGTAGCTCCGGCGCGGATAAGAATGAAGCCATCTACTACCAGGTGGTCAACTCTCAGGGAGTAGCTAGCTATGTGCAAGCAACAATGGTGAGCACAGAGACACAAAATGAAGCAAGTGCAACTGGTGGAGCAGGAGGCTCGGCAATCACCAGATCGACCACAACCACCACAAATTCATCGTCCTCGATGATGTGCATCAGCTCGGACATGTCCGTACCCATGGGCATGATGAACACCTGTGAGACCACCACTACGACCACCACTCATCAGTACGATGATGTGGCATGTCAGCGGGTGCGAAGAGGGCACAAGGAGACCACGATGAATGCAGAGAGTATGCAACGCCAAACGCTACAAGTGCGTCCACGTGCTATATCCTATGTCATCCAGTTTACGCCGACGGGCAGCAGTGAGGTGATTGAGAAACCTCCCTCCCTGCAGGATCAACTGCAGCTGGCTCGTCCCGAATTCTGTGCCAATGCCAAGCAGCGCAAGGCCATACTTAATGAGATGCAGATGATTCGCAATGCTCGGCGCCAGGAGCTGGACAATGTTTTGAGCCAGAGTACCAGCATGGAGGCGCTGAACAGGCATCTGGAGCAGCTGCCTCCACCAGCCAATA CTCGAGTTAGGTTATTTACCACCAGGGAAATGAAGGCGATAACCTCCAAACGGTGCAAAAATTTGCCGGAAGTGTTGGCCGCCCAAAGTcgccaggaggaggagcagagACGTCGCTCCAATCGTTTGATGCGCGATGTCTTCAACAAG CGCCTCAAAAGTCGCGTGGCCAGCGGACAGATATCCCTGAATCACAGCATGGCAATCATGTAG
- the pon gene encoding partner of numb, whose protein sequence is MLETKSIAALAFTETPRKRKRETLYKNAAPPPNPQQQPPEKDAQDAAVASTESCFTNAAFSSTPKKLMVARRRLAKENSQPNPFPGLEVKSIADLAQKQQHQQHHQQQQQQQQKLPTNPFEVLRQPPKKKKREHACFENPGLNLELPEKQFNPYEVVRSATTPAKGFVNPALNLRGSDAPASLNPFEIHRPSEASEAACNPSGVANPALADRDSEEQLPTSLKIGLPFTPTLGCRIDFHGMSLTQLTPSKLLAEKLVFSPVPAPKRSLGAISEESSMDIGKELDRYQLELENSINEAKLRKNGVLVDRELPRNSLEVELPKNTKVSLVMETNTQELMMQEVVTVDTQVERRLVCTRRRTLTEISEASEVEEDTEKLLEQDREAEVILEQEKILEQEMVSERERHLTREKQLKQEKLLEREKHLEREKLQEKLHEQLREKLQERAKHLEKEKLEEEELLERQLEEEREKEPTDGDVAYASESESDDEPDDLDFKAPARFVRAYRPAALPSKAASKESLQSIGSSKSAKSAEVKPSIGMKGMIRKSIRRLMHPTSHTTPSEVKSEDKDEHGHGQGHGQHNILNSIRHSLRRRPQKAAELEEQMEPVLADVSIIDTSERTMKLRSSVAQTEYMTIEQLTNEKKHSLRNSIRRSTRDVLRHVFHKSHDAYATAK, encoded by the exons ATGCTGGAGACGAAGAGCATAGCTGCATTGGCTTTCACGGAGACGCCGCGCAAACGCAAAAGGGAGACGCTCTATAAAAATGCTGCCCCGCCCCCGAATCCGCAGCAACAACCCCCAGAAAAGGACGCACAGGATGCAGCTGTCGCGTCGACAGAATCCTGCTTCACCAACGCCGCCTTCAGTTCCACGCCCAAGAAGCTAATGGTGGCTCGTCGTCGTTTGGCCAAGGAGAATAGCCAACCCAATCCGTTTCCCGGCTTGGAGGTCAAGTCCATAGCTGATCTGgcccagaagcagcagcaccagcagcatcatcagcagcagcaacaacaacaacaaaagctaCCCACGAATCCTTTTGAGGTCCTGCGCCAGCCgcccaagaagaagaagcgcGAGCATGCCTGCTTCGAGAATCCTGGCCTGAATTTGGAGCTGCCCGAGAAGCAGTTCAATCCATATGAG GTCGTCCGCTCGGCAACCACGCCCGCCAAGGGCTTCGTGAATCCTGCCCTGAATTTGCGCGGCAGTGATGCGCCGGCCTCGCTCAATCCCTTCGAGATCCATCGGCCCAGCGAGGCGTCCGAGGCAGCCTGCAATCCCTCGGGTGTGGCCAATCCGGCACTGGCCGATAGGGATTCGGAGGAGCAGCTGCCCACCAGCCTGAAGATCGGCTTGCCATTCACGCCAACGCTGGGCTGTCGCATCGATTTTCACGGCATGTCCCTTACGCAGCTAACGCCTAGCAAGCTGCTGGCCGAGAAGCTGGTCTTTTCGCCCGTTCCGGCGCCCAAACGATCGCTGGGCGCCATCAGCGAGGAGTCGTCTATGGACATTGGCAAGGAGCTGGATCGCTATCAACTGGAATTGGAGAACAGCATCAACGAGGCGAAGCTACGGAAGAATGGCGTGCTGGTGGATAGAGAGTTGCCCAGGAATAGCTTGGAGGTGGAACTGCCCAAGAACACCAAGGTCTCCTTGGTCATGGAGACCAATACGCAGGAGCTGATGATGCAGGAAGTGGTGACGGTGGACACTCAAGTGGAGAGGCGTCTGGTTTGCACCAGACGACGCACACTAACCGAGATTAGCGAGGCTTCCGAGGTGGAAGAGGACACGGAGAAGCTGCTCGAGCAGGACCGCGAAGCAGAGGTGATTCTCGAGCAGGAGAAGATTCTAGAGCAGGAGATGGTCTCAGAGCGGGAACGACATTTAACGAGGGAGAAGCAATTGAAGCAGGAGAAACTCCTAGAGAGGGAAAAACATTTGGAGCGAGAGAAGCTGCAGGAGAAGCTGCACGAGCAGCTCAGGGAAAAGCTCCAGGAGAGGGCCAAGCATCTGGAGAAGGAGaagctggaggaggaggagctccTGGAAAGGCAGCTAGAAGAGGAACGGGAAAAGGAGCCAACCGACGGCGATGTGGCCTATGcctccgaatccgaatccgacgACGAGCCCGATGATCTAGACTTCAAGGCACCCGCGCGCTTCGTTCGCGCCTACAGACCCGCCGCTCTGCCCTCCAAGGCGGCCAGCAAGGAGTCGCTGCAGTCCATCGGATCAAGCAAGTCCGCCAAATCGGCAGAAGTTAAGCCCAGTATCGGAATGAAAGGCATGATAAGAAAGTCCATTCGAAGACTGATGCATCCCACGTCGCACACCACGCCATCCGAGGTAAAGTCCGAGGACAAGGATgaacatggacatggacaggGCCATGGACAGCACAACATACTCAATAGCATTCGGCACAGCCTGCGCAGGAGGCCACAAAAGGCGGCCGAGTTGGAGGAGCAAATGGAGCCCGTTCTCGCCGACGTCTCCATTATCGACACCAGCGAACGGACCATGAAGCTCCGCTCGAGCGTTGCCCAAACCGAGTACATGACCATCGAGCAGCTGACCAACGAGAAGAAGCACTCACTGCGGAACAGCATTAGGCGGTCCACGCGGGACGTGCTGCGCCATGTGTTCCACAAGAGTCACGATGCCTATGCAACCGCCAAGTGA